From one Streptomyces sp. N50 genomic stretch:
- the coaA gene encoding type I pantothenate kinase, producing the protein MPRSAHRHKPEATPYVDLTRAEWSALRDKTPLPLTAEEVEKLRGLGDVIDLDEVRDIYLPLSRLLNLYVGATDGLRNALNTFLGEQGSQSGTPFVIGVAGSVAVGKSTVARLLQALLSRWPEHPRVELVTTDGFLLPTRELEARGLMSRKGFPESYDRRALTRFVADIKAGKDEVTAPVYSHLIYDIVPDQRLTVRRPDILIVEGLNVLQPALPGKDGRTRVGLADYFDFSVYVDASAEDIERWYLNRFRKLRATAFQNPDSYFRKYTQVSEDEAVDYARTLWRTINKPNLVENIAPTRGRATLVIRKGTDHKVQRLSLRKL; encoded by the coding sequence ATGCCCCGGAGCGCCCACCGGCACAAGCCGGAGGCGACTCCCTACGTCGACCTCACCCGAGCCGAGTGGAGCGCGCTGCGCGACAAGACGCCGCTGCCGCTCACCGCCGAGGAGGTCGAGAAGCTGCGCGGCCTGGGCGATGTCATCGACCTCGACGAGGTGCGTGACATCTACCTCCCGCTGTCCAGACTCCTCAACCTCTACGTCGGCGCCACGGACGGCCTGAGAAACGCGCTGAACACCTTCCTGGGCGAGCAGGGCTCCCAGTCCGGCACGCCGTTCGTCATAGGCGTCGCGGGGTCGGTGGCCGTAGGGAAGTCGACCGTCGCACGCCTCCTCCAGGCGCTGCTCTCCCGCTGGCCCGAGCACCCCCGCGTCGAGCTGGTCACCACCGACGGGTTCCTGCTCCCCACCCGCGAACTGGAAGCCCGCGGGCTCATGTCGCGCAAGGGCTTCCCCGAGTCGTACGACCGCCGCGCGCTCACCCGTTTCGTCGCCGACATCAAGGCGGGCAAGGACGAGGTCACCGCCCCCGTCTACTCCCACCTGATCTACGACATCGTCCCCGATCAGCGGCTCACGGTCCGCCGCCCGGACATCCTGATCGTCGAGGGGCTGAACGTGCTCCAGCCCGCGCTCCCGGGCAAGGACGGCCGGACCCGCGTCGGGCTCGCCGACTACTTCGACTTCAGTGTGTACGTCGACGCGAGCGCCGAGGACATCGAGCGCTGGTACCTGAACCGGTTCCGCAAGCTGCGCGCCACCGCGTTCCAGAACCCCGACTCGTACTTCCGCAAGTACACCCAGGTCTCCGAGGACGAGGCCGTCGACTACGCCCGCACCCTCTGGCGCACCATCAACAAGCCCAACCTGGTGGAGAACATCGCCCCCACCCGGGGCCGCGCCACCCTCGTCATCCGCAAGGGCACCGACCACAAGGTCCAACGGCTCAGCCTGCGCAAGCTGTAG
- a CDS encoding DUF389 domain-containing protein produces MLHLRLITPADRTDDVVRLIETTVGTAHLVVMTGAARNPAGDVVMCDVAREAGDELIGALRQLGLDQTGSIAVENIDLSLSERADRAQDDAPGEGADAVLWEHLADASHEESTLSITYVAFITLATMLAACGVVLDNAILIVGAMAVGPEFGPLAGICTAIARRAPRLALRSLIALLVGFAVAMLVTVGFSHFMDAVDLFTKVRLEAERPNTNFIYQPDAFSFVVAVLAGIAGTLSLTSAKSGLLVGVAISVTTVPAAANAAVAFAYNEYRQAWGSTEQLLLNLLGIVLAGTLTLLTQKWLWSTQRRRA; encoded by the coding sequence ATGCTGCACCTGCGCCTCATCACCCCCGCCGACCGCACCGACGACGTGGTCCGACTCATCGAGACGACGGTCGGCACCGCACACCTCGTCGTCATGACCGGCGCCGCCCGCAACCCGGCCGGCGATGTCGTCATGTGCGACGTCGCCCGCGAGGCCGGCGACGAACTCATCGGCGCGCTACGGCAGTTGGGGCTGGACCAGACCGGTTCGATCGCCGTCGAGAACATCGACCTGTCGCTGTCGGAGCGGGCGGACCGGGCCCAGGACGACGCACCCGGCGAAGGCGCGGACGCGGTGCTGTGGGAGCACCTCGCCGACGCGTCGCACGAGGAGTCGACGCTCTCGATCACCTACGTCGCCTTCATCACCCTCGCCACGATGCTCGCGGCCTGCGGTGTGGTGCTCGACAACGCGATCCTGATCGTCGGCGCGATGGCGGTCGGCCCGGAGTTCGGCCCGCTGGCCGGCATCTGCACGGCGATCGCGCGCCGCGCGCCCCGCCTCGCCCTGCGCTCCCTGATCGCGCTGCTAGTCGGCTTCGCCGTCGCCATGCTGGTCACGGTCGGCTTCAGCCACTTCATGGACGCCGTGGACCTGTTCACCAAGGTCAGGCTGGAGGCCGAGCGCCCCAACACCAACTTCATCTACCAGCCCGACGCCTTCTCCTTCGTCGTGGCGGTCCTCGCCGGCATCGCCGGCACCCTCTCTCTGACCTCGGCGAAGTCGGGCCTCCTGGTAGGTGTGGCCATCTCGGTCACCACGGTCCCGGCCGCGGCGAACGCGGCCGTGGCCTTCGCCTACAACGAGTACCGACAGGCGTGGGGCTCGACGGAACAACTGCTCCTGAACCTGCTGGGCATCGTCCTGGCAGGCACCTTGACCTTGCTGACCCAGAAATGGCTCTGGTCGACACAACGCCGCCGAGCATGA
- the rpsI gene encoding 30S ribosomal protein S9, translating into MAETTVEQPVEETETELVDIESYTTESDVPVEGEYTSESLAGRFGDPQPAAGLGRRKNAIARVRIVPGTGKWKVNGRTLEDYFPNKVHQQEVNEPFKVLELDGRYDVIARISGGGVSGQAGALRLGVARALNEADVDNNRAALKKAGYLRRDDRAVERKKAGLKKARKAPQYSKR; encoded by the coding sequence GTGGCCGAGACCACCGTTGAGCAGCCGGTCGAAGAGACCGAGACCGAGCTCGTCGACATCGAGAGCTACACCACCGAGTCCGACGTCCCCGTCGAGGGTGAGTACACGTCGGAGTCGCTCGCCGGCCGCTTCGGCGACCCGCAGCCGGCCGCCGGCCTGGGCCGTCGCAAGAACGCCATCGCGCGCGTCCGCATCGTGCCCGGCACCGGCAAGTGGAAGGTCAACGGGCGCACGCTCGAGGACTACTTCCCGAACAAGGTCCACCAGCAGGAAGTCAACGAGCCCTTCAAGGTGCTCGAGCTGGACGGCCGCTACGACGTCATCGCCCGCATCTCGGGTGGCGGCGTCTCCGGTCAGGCCGGTGCCCTGCGCCTCGGCGTGGCCCGCGCGCTGAACGAGGCCGACGTGGACAACAACCGCGCCGCCCTCAAGAAGGCCGGTTACCTCCGTCGCGACGACCGTGCGGTCGAGCGCAAGAAGGCCGGTCTCAAGAAGGCCCGCAAGGCCCCGCAGTACAGCAAGCGCTAA
- a CDS encoding SMI1/KNR4 family protein, producing the protein MTDGPGDGLMTPLEASRQVIRLVRAHRDDARHHDGCSPGTIARAERELGLTFPPSYRLLIEEFGTWEVPPTEFLGVYRTELAGDVLLGSVAETLDARAAGLPPELMVVLLDDVWIRVVLDTSRPDANGEYPVFAWNPGVVDGGLMEKLADSYGEFTLAACRRMPT; encoded by the coding sequence ATGACCGACGGTCCCGGTGACGGGCTGATGACACCTCTCGAAGCGAGCCGGCAGGTCATCCGCCTGGTCCGCGCCCACAGGGACGACGCACGGCACCACGACGGCTGCTCCCCCGGCACCATCGCCCGCGCCGAGCGCGAGCTGGGGCTCACGTTCCCGCCGTCGTACCGCCTGCTGATCGAGGAGTTCGGTACCTGGGAGGTGCCGCCCACCGAGTTCCTCGGCGTCTACCGGACCGAGCTCGCCGGAGACGTGCTCCTGGGCTCCGTGGCCGAGACCCTCGACGCCCGGGCCGCCGGCCTGCCGCCGGAGCTGATGGTGGTCCTGCTCGACGACGTGTGGATACGGGTCGTACTCGACACCTCCCGGCCCGACGCGAACGGCGAGTACCCCGTCTTCGCGTGGAACCCGGGAGTTGTCGACGGCGGGCTCATGGAGAAGCTCGCGGACAGTTACGGAGAGTTCACGCTCGCCGCGTGCCGACGGATGCCGACCTGA
- the rplM gene encoding 50S ribosomal protein L13, with translation MRTYSPKPGDVTRQWHVIDAQDIVLGRLATTAANLLRGKHKPTYAPHMDMGDFVIIINADKVHLSGNKKTQKLAYRHSGYPGGLRSVRYDELLAKNPEKAVEKAIKGMIPKNTLGRQMISKLKVYSGDQHPHAAQQPVPFEITQVAQ, from the coding sequence GTGCGTACGTACAGCCCCAAGCCCGGCGATGTGACTCGCCAGTGGCACGTCATCGACGCCCAGGACATCGTCCTCGGTCGTCTGGCCACCACTGCGGCGAACCTCCTCCGCGGCAAGCACAAGCCGACCTATGCCCCGCACATGGACATGGGCGACTTCGTCATCATCATCAACGCCGACAAGGTTCACCTGTCCGGCAACAAGAAGACCCAGAAGCTGGCGTACCGCCACTCCGGTTACCCGGGTGGTCTGCGCTCCGTCCGCTACGACGAGCTGCTGGCGAAGAACCCCGAGAAGGCCGTCGAGAAGGCCATCAAGGGCATGATCCCCAAGAACACCCTGGGCCGTCAGATGATCAGCAAGCTGAAGGTCTACTCGGGCGACCAGCACCCGCACGCTGCCCAGCAGCCGGTGCCGTTCGAGATCACCCAGGTCGCGCAGTAG
- the glmM gene encoding phosphoglucosamine mutase, with amino-acid sequence MGRLFGTDGVRGVANADLTAEMALGLSVAAAHVLAEAGTFAGHRATAVVGRDPRASGEFLEAAVVAGLASSGVDVLLVGVLPTPAVAYLTGVLGADLGVMLSASHNAMPDNGLKFLARGGHKLDDELEERIEKVYDEHRTGAPWDRPTGSGVGRVRHYNEGFDQYVAHLIGVLPNRLDGLKIVLDEAHGAASRVSPEAFSRAGAEVVTIGADPNGLNINDGCGSTHLGLLKAAVVEHGADFGIAHDGDADRCLAVDHTGEEVDGDQIMAVIALAMRERSALRSDTVVATVMSNLGFKLAMEREGLTLVQTAVGDRYVLEEMKEHGYALGGEQSGHVIILDHATTGDGTLTGLMLAARVADTGRTLKDLASVMTRLPQVLINVPDVDRTRVGTSADLAAAVAEAERELGSTGRVLLRPSGTEPLVRVMVEAADIDQARSVAGRLADAVKSALG; translated from the coding sequence GTGGGACGACTCTTCGGCACGGACGGCGTGCGCGGTGTCGCCAACGCGGATCTGACGGCCGAGATGGCCCTCGGGCTCTCCGTCGCGGCGGCGCACGTACTCGCCGAGGCGGGTACCTTCGCTGGCCACCGGGCGACGGCCGTGGTCGGGCGGGACCCGCGCGCGTCCGGGGAGTTCCTGGAGGCGGCGGTGGTCGCCGGCCTGGCCAGCTCGGGAGTGGACGTACTGCTCGTCGGTGTGCTGCCCACCCCCGCGGTGGCGTATCTCACCGGTGTGCTGGGCGCCGACCTCGGTGTGATGCTCTCCGCGAGCCACAACGCCATGCCGGACAACGGACTGAAGTTCCTCGCGCGCGGCGGGCACAAGCTCGACGACGAGCTGGAGGAGCGGATCGAGAAGGTCTACGACGAGCACCGCACCGGCGCTCCCTGGGACCGCCCGACCGGCTCGGGCGTCGGCCGGGTCCGGCACTACAACGAGGGGTTCGACCAGTACGTCGCGCATCTCATCGGCGTGCTCCCGAACCGGCTCGACGGGCTGAAGATCGTCCTCGACGAGGCGCACGGTGCCGCGTCCCGGGTCTCGCCGGAGGCGTTCTCGCGGGCCGGTGCCGAGGTCGTCACGATCGGCGCGGACCCGAACGGGCTGAACATCAACGACGGTTGCGGCTCGACCCACCTGGGTCTGCTCAAGGCCGCCGTCGTCGAGCACGGCGCGGACTTCGGCATCGCGCACGACGGTGACGCCGACCGCTGCCTGGCTGTGGACCACACCGGTGAAGAGGTCGACGGGGACCAGATCATGGCCGTGATCGCGCTGGCGATGCGGGAGCGTTCCGCACTGCGCTCCGACACCGTCGTCGCGACCGTCATGTCGAACCTCGGCTTCAAACTGGCCATGGAGCGTGAGGGGTTGACCCTCGTCCAGACCGCGGTCGGTGACCGCTACGTCCTGGAGGAGATGAAGGAGCACGGCTACGCGCTGGGCGGCGAGCAGTCCGGGCACGTCATCATCCTGGATCACGCGACGACCGGTGACGGCACGTTGACCGGGCTGATGCTGGCGGCGCGGGTCGCCGACACCGGTCGTACGCTCAAGGACCTCGCGTCCGTGATGACGCGGCTGCCGCAGGTGCTCATCAATGTGCCGGATGTGGACCGCACCCGGGTGGGTACGTCTGCGGATCTGGCGGCCGCGGTCGCTGAGGCGGAGCGTGAACTCGGGTCTACGGGGCGGGTGTTGCTGCGGCCGTCGGGTACCGAGCCGTTGGTGCGGGTGATGGTGGAGGCCGCGGATATCGACCAGGCTCGGTCGGTGGCGGGGCGGTTGGCGGATGCGGTGAAGTCGGCGCTGGGGTAG